From the genome of Geothrix sp. 21YS21S-4, one region includes:
- a CDS encoding glycosyltransferase family 4 protein: MKVLVLYDYPPSPGGLATQGDLLYRGLLELGVEARAAHLKSDLEKEWYYRWFKPDVVVGVGFWGDFPDIVHHPQRFGMLPVPWLLADGYVANYRHDLNEMPLILVTADWVRETYVRDGIRGDHMVTLPVGCDTDAFIPREPGDPKVHAVRQILGVRPDQLMILTVGGDAASKGAREVMEALARLSGEVPDWRYVCKVWPQPRTAIQNALDEALAAQLGMADRVSFPTHRVSRNLMPFLISACDVYAAPSRLEGFGMPQVEAGACGKPVIGIRAMAMLDTLVHGETAFLASVAQENRLAETVLGPESGFEPGHRIIFDRPRVADYRADVGDLASHLRTLLNDAPLRRRMGEAGRRRVVERFDYRRVARRFVEILSEKLWGA; this comes from the coding sequence ATGAAGGTCCTGGTGCTGTACGACTACCCTCCTTCGCCGGGGGGCCTGGCCACCCAGGGGGACCTGCTGTATCGCGGCCTCCTGGAGCTGGGCGTGGAAGCGCGGGCGGCCCATCTGAAATCCGACCTGGAAAAGGAGTGGTACTACCGCTGGTTCAAGCCGGACGTGGTGGTGGGCGTGGGCTTCTGGGGGGATTTCCCCGACATCGTCCACCATCCGCAGCGCTTCGGGATGCTGCCCGTGCCCTGGCTCCTGGCCGACGGCTACGTGGCGAACTACCGCCACGACCTCAACGAGATGCCGCTGATCCTGGTGACGGCGGACTGGGTGCGGGAGACCTACGTCCGCGACGGCATCCGGGGCGACCACATGGTGACCCTCCCCGTGGGGTGCGATACGGACGCCTTCATTCCGCGGGAGCCCGGCGACCCCAAGGTGCATGCCGTGCGGCAGATCCTCGGCGTCCGTCCCGACCAGCTCATGATCCTCACCGTCGGCGGGGACGCGGCCTCCAAGGGCGCCCGGGAAGTCATGGAGGCCCTCGCCCGCCTTTCCGGCGAGGTCCCCGACTGGCGCTACGTCTGCAAGGTCTGGCCTCAGCCGCGGACCGCGATCCAGAACGCCCTGGACGAAGCGCTGGCCGCCCAGCTCGGGATGGCGGACCGGGTGAGTTTCCCCACCCACCGCGTGTCCCGAAACCTCATGCCCTTCCTCATCTCCGCCTGCGACGTGTACGCCGCGCCCTCCCGCCTGGAGGGATTCGGGATGCCTCAGGTGGAAGCGGGCGCCTGCGGGAAGCCGGTGATCGGAATCCGGGCCATGGCCATGCTGGACACGCTGGTCCACGGGGAGACCGCCTTCCTGGCCAGCGTGGCCCAGGAAAACCGCCTCGCCGAGACCGTCCTCGGCCCGGAGTCGGGCTTCGAGCCGGGCCACCGCATCATCTTCGACCGGCCCCGGGTGGCGGACTACCGCGCCGACGTGGGAGACCTCGCGTCCCACCTGCGGACCCTCCTCAACGACGCGCCCCTCCGCAGGCGGATGGGAGAGGCCGGCCGGCGGCGGGTGGTGGAACGCTTCGACTACCGGCGGGTGGCCCGGCGGTTCGTGGAGATCCTGTCCGAAAAGCTGTGGGGCGCCTGA
- a CDS encoding glycoside hydrolase 100 family protein, producing the protein MEPRLGAAIQDAQRGAVAVLIHNAHGPFDGLPRTAGWGYPEPYTRDLLISSLGILASGNAELLASLKRVMATLARNQSRRGHIPSLVHDPEDRGASDTTPLFLLVAGILRNVLGRPRYLEGPVRRAARWMEYQAADDRVMVSQQPTSDWRDEQWVLGHGLFVNTLVYAYLKCLGQSERAEALQGALNGPADGVDRNHPVEGLAVRGRPTYAMWSYKVLGDPRCDVLGNSLAILTGLAPPSRATRMVAWIEDECDALRSRGELALDLPPCLFPFIQPTDEDWRPRYAQYNLPGRYHNGGVWPFVCGFYVAALVAAGRPRLARRKLEALTDLVRPAREVRVAYGFNEWFQAQDGAPSGQDWQTWSASMYLYAAACVERGRALYF; encoded by the coding sequence ATGGAACCCCGGCTCGGCGCCGCCATCCAGGATGCGCAGCGGGGGGCGGTCGCAGTCCTGATCCACAACGCCCACGGCCCCTTCGACGGCCTTCCCCGCACGGCCGGATGGGGCTACCCCGAGCCCTACACCCGCGACCTGCTCATTTCCTCGCTGGGCATCCTGGCCTCGGGGAACGCGGAACTCCTCGCGTCCCTCAAGCGCGTGATGGCGACGCTGGCCCGGAACCAGAGCCGCCGGGGACACATTCCGTCCCTGGTCCACGATCCCGAGGACCGCGGCGCGAGCGACACGACCCCGCTGTTCCTCCTGGTGGCGGGCATCCTTCGGAACGTCCTCGGCCGGCCCCGCTACCTGGAAGGCCCCGTCCGCAGGGCCGCGCGCTGGATGGAATACCAGGCCGCCGACGACCGGGTGATGGTCTCCCAGCAGCCCACCAGCGACTGGCGGGACGAACAGTGGGTCCTGGGGCACGGCCTCTTCGTGAACACCCTCGTCTACGCGTACCTCAAATGCCTGGGGCAGTCCGAGCGGGCGGAGGCCCTCCAGGGGGCCCTCAACGGCCCCGCGGACGGCGTGGACCGGAACCACCCGGTGGAAGGCCTCGCCGTCCGTGGGCGGCCCACCTACGCCATGTGGTCCTACAAGGTGCTGGGGGATCCGCGCTGCGACGTGCTGGGCAACAGCCTCGCCATCCTCACGGGCCTGGCCCCGCCCTCGCGGGCGACCCGGATGGTGGCCTGGATCGAAGACGAATGCGACGCCCTGCGCTCCCGGGGGGAGCTGGCCTTGGACCTTCCCCCCTGCCTGTTCCCCTTCATCCAACCCACGGACGAGGACTGGCGTCCGCGGTACGCGCAGTACAACCTTCCGGGCCGCTATCACAACGGCGGCGTCTGGCCCTTCGTGTGCGGGTTCTATGTGGCGGCCCTGGTGGCCGCGGGCCGGCCCCGCCTGGCGCGAAGGAAGCTGGAGGCCCTCACCGACCTGGTGCGGCCCGCGCGGGAGGTCCGGGTCGCCTACGGCTTCAACGAATGGTTCCAGGCCCAGGACGGCGCTCCCTCCGGGCAGGACTGGCAGACGTGGTCCGCCTCCATGTACCTGTATGCGGCCGCCTGCGTCGAGCGGGGCCGGGCGCTCTATTTCTGA
- a CDS encoding 3-oxoacyl-ACP synthase III family protein — MVQPRSVITGTGSCIPPRKIPNDAFLEHRFFEDRDRPYSPAETARIVSKFRDITEISERRYVADDLVASDLAFEAGKRALDSAGIDPETLDYVIVAHNFGDIRADDRRSDLVPTLAARVKAKLRIANPSCVAYDLPFGCPGWLQAVIQADYYLRSGDAKRALVIGTETLSRVSDPFDRDSLIYADGAGAAVLEAQAHSAPVGILSHAVRSDTLEHADLLWMDRSFNPGPGHDQLYLKMKGRKLYEYALATVPGVVRECLERAGLGLADVDKVLIHQANGKMDEAILKRLFKLYGISEIPDGIMPMTVSWLGNSSVATVPTLLDLVMRGELDGHALASGDDVVFASVGAGMNINAVAYRCP; from the coding sequence ATGGTTCAGCCCCGAAGCGTCATCACGGGGACGGGAAGCTGCATTCCCCCGCGGAAGATCCCGAACGACGCGTTCCTGGAGCATCGGTTTTTCGAGGATCGCGACCGGCCCTATTCCCCAGCGGAGACCGCGCGGATCGTCTCCAAATTCCGCGACATCACCGAGATCTCCGAACGCCGCTACGTCGCGGACGATCTGGTGGCCTCGGACCTCGCCTTCGAGGCGGGAAAGCGGGCGCTGGACTCCGCCGGCATCGATCCCGAGACGCTGGACTACGTCATCGTGGCGCACAACTTCGGGGATATCCGGGCGGACGACCGGCGGTCCGACCTCGTCCCCACGCTGGCCGCGAGGGTCAAGGCGAAGCTGCGCATCGCCAACCCGTCCTGCGTCGCCTACGACCTCCCCTTCGGCTGCCCCGGCTGGCTCCAGGCCGTGATCCAGGCCGACTACTACCTGCGCTCCGGCGACGCGAAGCGGGCGCTGGTGATCGGCACCGAGACCCTCTCCCGCGTGTCGGATCCCTTCGACCGCGACAGCCTGATCTACGCGGACGGCGCGGGCGCCGCGGTGCTGGAAGCCCAAGCGCATTCCGCGCCCGTGGGCATCCTGTCGCACGCCGTGCGGTCCGACACCCTGGAGCACGCGGACCTGCTGTGGATGGACCGCTCCTTCAATCCCGGTCCCGGCCACGATCAGCTCTACCTCAAGATGAAGGGCCGGAAGCTCTACGAATACGCCCTCGCCACCGTTCCCGGCGTCGTGCGCGAGTGCCTGGAGCGGGCGGGCCTCGGCCTGGCGGACGTGGACAAGGTGCTGATCCACCAGGCCAACGGAAAGATGGACGAGGCCATCCTCAAGCGGCTGTTCAAGCTCTACGGGATCTCCGAGATTCCCGACGGAATCATGCCCATGACCGTCTCCTGGCTGGGCAACAGCTCCGTCGCCACGGTGCCCACCCTGCTCGATCTGGTGATGCGGGGCGAGCTGGACGGCCATGCCCTCGCGAGTGGAGACGACGTCGTGTTCGCCTCCGTGGGCGCCGGAATGAACATCAACGCCGTCGCCTACCGCTGTCCCTGA